Proteins from a genomic interval of Quercus lobata isolate SW786 chromosome 11, ValleyOak3.0 Primary Assembly, whole genome shotgun sequence:
- the LOC115969006 gene encoding uncharacterized protein LOC115969006, whose amino-acid sequence MCKKLVATRFNRKKNERAAIGFAYDSLNNDFKILRIVCNAMFKESEAEAEIYTLSSDSWRKVVPSMQSLRGCEVTEPKLGTISCVWGPFTFYNGALHALAFTIGYSFILSFDISNESFHEITMSRNHLGGGTINITKLAVYKGLLADFFFTHDLGNEHDLGNEHHGSVLCHVWVMEEYGVAGSWTRKFVIPMEWIWAVLFFGCTNNGELLIENATRLVLIDPESQNQNILAIEDANWVAFSANSMESLVLLDGGGLFSCLCLCLVKVIVGNNVY is encoded by the exons ATGTGTAAGAAACTTGTAGCTACTCGCTTTAATcgcaagaaaaatgaaagagccGCTATTGGATTTGCTTATGATTCTCTGAACAACGACTTCAAGATTCTGAGAATTGTGTGTAATGCGATGTTCAAAGAATCAGAAGCTGAAGCAGAGATTTACACGTTAAGTTCGGATTCATGGAGGAAGGTTGTACCATCAATGCAGTCCTTAAGAGGGTGTGAAGTGACTGAACCCAAACTTGGGACTATATCTTGTGTTTGGGGTCCCTTTACATTTTATAATGGAGCTCTGCATGCTTTAGCATTTACCATCGGCTATTCATTCATTTTGTCCTTTGACATTAGCAATGAGAGCTTCCATGAGATAACAATGTCTCGTAATCACCTAGGTGGAGGGACTATAAATATCACTAAACTTGCAGTGTACAAGGGATTGCTGGCTGATTTCTTTTTCACTCATGATCTTGGCAATGAGCATGATCTTGGCAATGAGCATCATGGGAGTGTCTTATGCCATGTATGGGTTATGGAGGAGTATGGTGTGGCCGGATCTTGGACTAGAAAATTTGTGATACCAATGGAATGGATTTGGGCGGTTCTTTTCTTTGGCTGCACTAACAATGGTGAACTTCTCATTGAGAATGCCACTAGGCTGGTTTTGATTGACCCTGAGAGTCAAAATCAGAACATTCTTGCAATTGAAGATGCTAATTGGGTGGCTTTCTCAGCTAATTCAATGGAGAGCTTGGTTTTACTTGATGGGG GAGGATTGTTTAGCTGTTTGTGTCTATGTTTGGTGAAAGTAATTGTGGGTAACAATGTGTATTGA
- the LOC115968615 gene encoding F-box/kelch-repeat protein At3g23880-like isoform X1, with the protein MSQTTATMRERVPDDVVEDILAHLPVKSLTRFRCVSKSWNSIITDTTFICKHMKLNLNQSESSIPANTYSGYLLYTTEDKDGSSSSKELCTVACNNDRTLTQVFRFEIPSFFDKYMIVGFCNGLFCLASREKELCHVIYLWNPSIRMLKKLVATRFNRKYNETAAFGFAYDSLNNDFKILRIVSDALFNESEAEAEIYTLSSDSWRKVVISKVTEPKLGIICCVWGPFTFYNGALHAIAFTIGYLFFLSFDISDESFHEIMMPRNHLDGLTNYFTELEVYKGLLADFVFTYDLGNERNGSVLCQVWVMEEYGVPESWTRKFVIPIEWIRIRHFFGCTNNGELLIKNATGLVSIDPESQNQNILAIEDANWVAFSANSMESLVLLDGGRVSEREEEEKKNSNVCSMDDLGGGGALGSSGGLGSSSSGLGSIGDGHSRATS; encoded by the exons ATGTCTCAAACTACAGCAACAATGCGCGAGCGTGTTCCAGATGACGTCGTAGAAGACATCCTGGCTCACCTACCAGTGAAATCCTTAACCCGATTTCGGTGCGTTTCGAAATCTTGGAACTCCATTATCACTGACACCACTTTCATCTGCAAACACATGAAGCTCAACCTCAACCAATCCGAATCATCAATACCCGCAAACACTTACAGTGGGTATTTGCTATATACTACAGAGGATAAGGATGGttcatcatcttccaaagaattgTGTACGGTTGCTTGCAACAACGACCGCACACTGACCCAGGTTTTTAGGTTTGAAATCCCCTCTTTTTTTGACAAGTACATGATTGTTGGTTTCTGCAATGGCTTGTTCTGCCTAGCTAGTCGTGAGAAAGAACTTTGTCACGTTATTTATTTGTGGAACCCAAGTATTAGAATGTTGAAGAAACTTGTAGCTACTCGCTTTAATCGCAAGTATAATGAAACAGCCGCTTTTGGATTTGCTTATGATTCTCTGAACAACGACTTCAAGATTCTGAGAATTGTGTCTGATGCGTTGTTCAATGAATCAGAAGCTGAAGCAGAGATTTACACGTTAAGTTCGGATTCGTGGAGGAAGGTTGTAATATCAAAGGTGACTGAACCCAAACTTGGGATTATTTGTTGTGTTTGGGGTCCCTTTACTTTTTACAATGGAGCTCTGCATGCTATAGCATTTACCATCGGCTATTTATTCTTTTTGTCCTTTGACATTAGCGATGAGAGCTTCCATGAGATAATGATGCCTCGTAATCACTTAGATGGCCTGACTAATTATTTCACTGAACTTGAAGTGTACAAGGGATTGCTGGCTGATTTCGTTTTTACTTATGATCTTGGCAATGAGCGTAATGGGAGTGTCTTATGCCAAGTATGGGTTATGGAGGAGTATGGTGTGCCCGAGTCTTGGACTAGAAAATTTGTGATACCAATAGAATGGATTAGGATACGTCATTTCTTTGGCTGCACTAACAATGGTGAACTTCTCATTAAGAATGCCACTGGGCTGGTTTCAATTGACCCTGAGAGTCAAAATCAGAACATTCTTGCAATTGAAGATGCTAATTGGGTTGCTTTCTCAGCTAATTCAATGGAGAGCTTGGTTTTACTTGATGGGG gtagagtgagtgagagagaggaggaggagaagaagaactCCAATGTTTGCTCCATGGATGACCTAGGCGGTGGCGGTGCTTTGGGCAGCAGTGGTGGCCTAGGCAGTAGCAGCAGTGGGCTGGGCAGCATTGGCGATGGCCATAGCAGGGCAActtcataa
- the LOC115968615 gene encoding F-box/kelch-repeat protein At3g23880-like isoform X2 yields the protein MSQTTATMRERVPDDVVEDILAHLPVKSLTRFRCVSKSWNSIITDTTFICKHMKLNLNQSESSIPANTYSGYLLYTTEDKDGSSSSKELCTVACNNDRTLTQVFRFEIPSFFDKYMIVGFCNGLFCLASREKELCHVIYLWNPSIRMLKKLVATRFNRKYNETAAFGFAYDSLNNDFKILRIVSDALFNESEAEAEIYTLSSDSWRKVVISKVTEPKLGIICCVWGPFTFYNGALHAIAFTIGYLFFLSFDISDESFHEIMMPRNHLDGLTNYFTELEVYKGLLADFVFTYDLGNERNGSVLCQVWVMEEYGVPESWTRKFVIPIEWIRIRHFFGCTNNGELLIKNATGLVSIDPESQNQNILAIEDANWVAFSANSMESLVLLDGGGLFSCLCLCLVKVIVGNNVY from the exons ATGTCTCAAACTACAGCAACAATGCGCGAGCGTGTTCCAGATGACGTCGTAGAAGACATCCTGGCTCACCTACCAGTGAAATCCTTAACCCGATTTCGGTGCGTTTCGAAATCTTGGAACTCCATTATCACTGACACCACTTTCATCTGCAAACACATGAAGCTCAACCTCAACCAATCCGAATCATCAATACCCGCAAACACTTACAGTGGGTATTTGCTATATACTACAGAGGATAAGGATGGttcatcatcttccaaagaattgTGTACGGTTGCTTGCAACAACGACCGCACACTGACCCAGGTTTTTAGGTTTGAAATCCCCTCTTTTTTTGACAAGTACATGATTGTTGGTTTCTGCAATGGCTTGTTCTGCCTAGCTAGTCGTGAGAAAGAACTTTGTCACGTTATTTATTTGTGGAACCCAAGTATTAGAATGTTGAAGAAACTTGTAGCTACTCGCTTTAATCGCAAGTATAATGAAACAGCCGCTTTTGGATTTGCTTATGATTCTCTGAACAACGACTTCAAGATTCTGAGAATTGTGTCTGATGCGTTGTTCAATGAATCAGAAGCTGAAGCAGAGATTTACACGTTAAGTTCGGATTCGTGGAGGAAGGTTGTAATATCAAAGGTGACTGAACCCAAACTTGGGATTATTTGTTGTGTTTGGGGTCCCTTTACTTTTTACAATGGAGCTCTGCATGCTATAGCATTTACCATCGGCTATTTATTCTTTTTGTCCTTTGACATTAGCGATGAGAGCTTCCATGAGATAATGATGCCTCGTAATCACTTAGATGGCCTGACTAATTATTTCACTGAACTTGAAGTGTACAAGGGATTGCTGGCTGATTTCGTTTTTACTTATGATCTTGGCAATGAGCGTAATGGGAGTGTCTTATGCCAAGTATGGGTTATGGAGGAGTATGGTGTGCCCGAGTCTTGGACTAGAAAATTTGTGATACCAATAGAATGGATTAGGATACGTCATTTCTTTGGCTGCACTAACAATGGTGAACTTCTCATTAAGAATGCCACTGGGCTGGTTTCAATTGACCCTGAGAGTCAAAATCAGAACATTCTTGCAATTGAAGATGCTAATTGGGTTGCTTTCTCAGCTAATTCAATGGAGAGCTTGGTTTTACTTGATGGGG GAGGATTGTTTAGCTGTTTGTGTCTGTGTTTGGTGAAAGTAATTGTGGGTAACAATGTGTATTGA
- the LOC115968616 gene encoding F-box protein CPR1-like codes for MGLAYNSQNNDFKILRIVTVLDGQEAEAEIYSLNTDSWRKVVISMESLRGYEPNFGTIGEIYAACIFLNGALHAVAATDDYCFILSFNVNDESFREIMLPPNSLDGVRGYFGELALFKGSLAVFIISNEHQGILCHIWFMKEYGVAESWTKKYRVQTDWLCNGDFFGCTNNGELLIKNDTGLVSIDPECQNQNILAIEDANWVAFSANSMESLVLIDGGK; via the coding sequence ATGGGACTTGCTtataattctcaaaataatGACTTCAAGATTCTTAGAATTGTGACTGTTCTTGATGGACAAGAGGCCGAAGCCGAGATTTACAGCTTGAATACAGATTCGTGGAGAAAGGTTGTGATATCGATGGAGTCCTTAAGAGGGTATGAACCCAACTTTGGAACTATTGGTGAGATTTATGCAGCCTGTATATTTTTGAATGGAGCTTTGCACGCTGTAGCAGCCACTGATGACTACTGTTTCATTTTGTCCTTTAACGTCAATGATGAGAGCTTCCGTGAGATAATGTTGCCTCCTAATTCCTTGGATGGTGTGCGTGGATATTTCGGTGAACTTGCATTGTTCAAGGGATCCCTGGCTGTTTTCATTATAAGTAATGAGCATCAGGGTATCTTATGCCACATATGGTTTATGAAGGAGTATGGTGTGGCCGAATCTTGGACTAAAAAATATAGGGTACAAACGGATTGGCTTTGTAATGGTGATTTCTTTGGCTGCACTAACAATGGTGAACTTCTCATTAAGAATGACACTGGGCTGGTTTCAATTGACCCTGAGTGTCAAAATCAGAACATTCTTGCAATTGAAGATGCTAATTGGGTTGCTTTCTCAGCTAATTCAATGGAGAGCTTGGTTTTAATTGATGGGGGTAagtaa
- the LOC115968613 gene encoding F-box/kelch-repeat protein At3g23880-like isoform X1 translates to MSRAKTMRERVPDDIVEDILGRLPVKSLIRFRCVSKSCNSIITGTTFINNHLKLNLSQCESLISTNSRSGYLLYTTKDKNSSPSSKQLCTVVCNNDRTLTQVSRFEIPSFFDKYMIVGFCSGLFCLASRDKELCHIIYLWNPSIRMFKKLVATRFNGKHNETATIGFAYDSLNNDFKILRIVCNAMFNESEAEAEIYTFSSDSWRKVEISMESLRGCAVTEPKLGTIYCVLGPFTFYNGALHASAFTVGYSFILSFDISDESFHEIMMPRNHFNPLTTNFTKLAVYKGLPAKFGFAHDFGNVGNGRVLCHVWVMEEYGVPESWTRKFVIPMKWVRWEHFFGCTNNGELLIKNATGLVSIDPESQNQNILAIEDANWVAFSANSMESLVLLDGDRETEREEEEEKNSNVCSMDDLGGGGALGSGGGLGSSSSGLGSSGDGHSRATS, encoded by the exons ATGTCTCGAGCTAAAACAATGCGTGAGCGTGTTCCAGACGACATCGTCGAAGACATCCTGGGTCGACTACCAGTGAAATCCTTAATCCGATTCAGGTGCGTTTCTAAGTCTTGTAATTCAATCATCACTGGCACCACTTTCATCAACAACCACTTAAAGCTCAACCTTAGCCAATGCGAATCATTAATATCCACAAACTCCCGCAGTGGGTATTTGCTATATACTACAAAGGATAAGAATAGTTCACCATCTTCCAAACAATTGTGTACGGTTGTTTGCAACAACGACCGCACTTTGACCCAGGTTTCTAGGTTTGAAATCCCCTCTTTTTTTGACAAGTACATGATTGTTGGTTTCTGTAGTGGCCTGTTCTGCCTAGCTAGTCGTGATAAAGAACTTTGTCACATTATTTATTTGTGGAACCCAAGTATTAGAATGTTCAAGAAACTTGTAGCTACTCGCTTTAATGGCAAGCATAATGAAACTGCCACTATTGGATTTGCTTATGATTCTCTGAACAACGACTTCAAGATTCTGAGAATTGTGTGTAATGCGATGTTCAATGAATCAGAAGCTGAAGCAGAGATTTACACGTTTAGTTCAGATTCGTGGAGGAAGGTTGAAATATCAATGGAGTCCTTAAGAGGGTGTGCAGTGACTGAACCCAAACTTGGGACTATTTATTGTGTTTTGGGTCCCTTTACATTTTATAATGGAGCTCTGCATGCTTCAGCATTTACCGTCGGCTATTCATTCATTTTGTCCTTTGACATTAGCGATGAGAGCTTCCATGAGATAATGATGCCTCGTAATCACTTTAATCCATTGACTACAAATTTCACTAAACTTGCAGTCTACAAGGGATTGCCGGCTAAGTTTGGTTTCGCTCATGATTTTGGCAATGTGGGTAATGGGCGTGTCTTATGCCACGTATGGGTTATGGAGGAGTATGGTGTGCCCGAGTCTTGGACTAGAAAATTTGTGATACCAATGAAATGGGTTCGGTGGGAACATTTCTTTGGCTGCACTAACAATGGTGAACTTCTCATTAAGAATGCCACTGGGCTGGTTTCAATTGACCCTGAGAGTCAAAATCAGAACATTCTTGCAATTGAAGATGCTAATTGGGTGGCTTTCTCAGCTAATTCAATGGAGAGCTTGGTTTTACTTGATGGGG atagagagactgagagagaggaggaggaggagaagaactCCAATGTTTGCTCCATGGATGACCTAGGCGGTGGCGGTGCTTTGGGCAGTGGTGGTGGCCTAGGCAGTAGCAGCAGTGGGCTGGGCAGCAGTGGCGATGGCCACAGCAGGGCGActtcataa
- the LOC115968613 gene encoding F-box/kelch-repeat protein At3g23880-like isoform X2, whose translation MSRAKTMRERVPDDIVEDILGRLPVKSLIRFRCVSKSCNSIITGTTFINNHLKLNLSQCESLISTNSRSGYLLYTTKDKNSSPSSKQLCTVVCNNDRTLTQVSRFEIPSFFDKYMIVGFCSGLFCLASRDKELCHIIYLWNPSIRMFKKLVATRFNGKHNETATIGFAYDSLNNDFKILRIVCNAMFNESEAEAEIYTFSSDSWRKVEISMESLRGCAVTEPKLGTIYCVLGPFTFYNGALHASAFTVGYSFILSFDISDESFHEIMMPRNHFNPLTTNFTKLAVYKGLPAKFGFAHDFGNVGNGRVLCHVWVMEEYGVPESWTRKFVIPMKWVRWEHFFGCTNNGELLIKNATGLVSIDPESQNQNILAIEDANWVAFSANSMESLVLLDGGGLFSCLCLCLVKVIVGNNAY comes from the exons ATGTCTCGAGCTAAAACAATGCGTGAGCGTGTTCCAGACGACATCGTCGAAGACATCCTGGGTCGACTACCAGTGAAATCCTTAATCCGATTCAGGTGCGTTTCTAAGTCTTGTAATTCAATCATCACTGGCACCACTTTCATCAACAACCACTTAAAGCTCAACCTTAGCCAATGCGAATCATTAATATCCACAAACTCCCGCAGTGGGTATTTGCTATATACTACAAAGGATAAGAATAGTTCACCATCTTCCAAACAATTGTGTACGGTTGTTTGCAACAACGACCGCACTTTGACCCAGGTTTCTAGGTTTGAAATCCCCTCTTTTTTTGACAAGTACATGATTGTTGGTTTCTGTAGTGGCCTGTTCTGCCTAGCTAGTCGTGATAAAGAACTTTGTCACATTATTTATTTGTGGAACCCAAGTATTAGAATGTTCAAGAAACTTGTAGCTACTCGCTTTAATGGCAAGCATAATGAAACTGCCACTATTGGATTTGCTTATGATTCTCTGAACAACGACTTCAAGATTCTGAGAATTGTGTGTAATGCGATGTTCAATGAATCAGAAGCTGAAGCAGAGATTTACACGTTTAGTTCAGATTCGTGGAGGAAGGTTGAAATATCAATGGAGTCCTTAAGAGGGTGTGCAGTGACTGAACCCAAACTTGGGACTATTTATTGTGTTTTGGGTCCCTTTACATTTTATAATGGAGCTCTGCATGCTTCAGCATTTACCGTCGGCTATTCATTCATTTTGTCCTTTGACATTAGCGATGAGAGCTTCCATGAGATAATGATGCCTCGTAATCACTTTAATCCATTGACTACAAATTTCACTAAACTTGCAGTCTACAAGGGATTGCCGGCTAAGTTTGGTTTCGCTCATGATTTTGGCAATGTGGGTAATGGGCGTGTCTTATGCCACGTATGGGTTATGGAGGAGTATGGTGTGCCCGAGTCTTGGACTAGAAAATTTGTGATACCAATGAAATGGGTTCGGTGGGAACATTTCTTTGGCTGCACTAACAATGGTGAACTTCTCATTAAGAATGCCACTGGGCTGGTTTCAATTGACCCTGAGAGTCAAAATCAGAACATTCTTGCAATTGAAGATGCTAATTGGGTGGCTTTCTCAGCTAATTCAATGGAGAGCTTGGTTTTACTTGATGGGG GAGGATTGTTTAGCTGTTTGTGTCTATGTTTGGTGAAAGTAATTGTGGGTAACAATGCGTATTGA